ATATTCCACTTCGAGACGAACTTTTGTGTTGCGGGCTGAATATTTGCCTGCATTGGTTAATAGTTCACTGAGGGCATTGGTCAAACTCTCTTCGTCCGTTTCAATTTGTAGTTTCTGGGACACATTTTCAGGAACGTAGGTAACTTCTAGTTCAAGACCTTTTAATAATTGCCAGCGTTGATTAAATTCTTGGCGCATCGCTTCTAGGATCGGATTTAGCGACAAACGTTGGGGCTTCATCGCAAATTGCTCGGACTCAAAATGTTGCAGTTTTAGGAGGTCTTTAATGAGTTTGCTTTCGCGGGTTAGTTCTTGTTCGAGGATATCGAGGTAGGTTGCTTGTTTTTCTGGCGATCGCCCCGGTTGTTTGAGCATTTTGACAGCAACTTTCATGGTCGCGAGGGGAGTATTTAGCTCATGGCTCATGGTACTGAGAAATTCATCCTTGAGGACATTGAGCTGGCGGAGCTGCTGAATTTGCTGACGCATTTTCGCGCCGAGTTTTGCCTGTACGTCGAGGCTCCATTTTAGTTGGGCGGTGCGTTCATCCACTAGGGATTGCACGCGCTGGAGAGACTGCTGATGAATCATAGCTGTGCTGAGCTGGTGGGCAACAAAATCCGCTAATTGCTTTTCTTCTGCCTGCCACACGCGACTTGTTTGCTGTCCCAAAATCACTAGGCCAAGGACTGTACTGGACTGGCCATCACTGGACTGTTGCCCCATTAAAGGGGTCACAAGAAAACTTTTATAGCGATCAGTGAGGGGAGATGTGGCTAAATCGGTTTGGTCAATGTCATTGATCGCCAGAATTTCCGGAGCGGACAGCCACCCTTGGCGACAAATGCCACAATCTTTTAAAACGGTTTGTCGTGGGACTAGATTTGTTTCGTTAACAACATTAAAGGTTGCATCGGGACAAATTTGCGGTTCATTTCTGGCTAGTAATGGATTGGCATATTTAAATAAACCGGCTAAACCAAAATCTACGTCGTAACATTCCACCACTGCGGCGATCGCCTGTTGTAGCAGCTTATTGATGCTAGTTTCCGTATCGATTAGCTGATTAATTTTTGCGAGTAATGCATTATTATCGCGGCTCTGCTGATTTTGTTGCTGTAGTGGTAGGGTCTGCGCGGCAAGATCTAAAATAGGCAGCACAATTTCCGTAAGCTCTTCTAGCGGTGGTAAAGAGGTACGAGAGGCCATGGCGATCCAGCCAGAACGGCTCGTTTCCGTATCGAAGGGCATCAATGCCAACTGCCGAATTCCCTGTTCTTGCAATGGCTGGTACTTTTTTGCTTTTAGCTCCTTTTTAAAAACGGCTTTTTTGGGTGGCTCGACGTGGGCGAATGCTTCCAAATCAGGGATTTCACTCCAATAGCCCGCTAAAGGTAAAGTTACTTGGCAGTCCAACTCAAAATATACGGCCTCCACTGAGAAGTAACGGGCGATCGCCTCAGCTAGATGATCAACAACAACATGGGGATCAGGAGAAAACGTTAAACAGCGGTAGAGAGAATCAAGAGCCATACAGCACCGTTACGGAGAAACATCGGGGGCTAATGCCTTCGCCTTTGCAAGGGCAAGTTCACTATTCTGACGATAGCTTAAGACCCGCTCCTGCGCCTCCGCATACCGAGGATGATTTGGTGCTACCAGTTTCATCAGCTCCGACGCTTGCTGCCAACGATTCGCTAAATCAAGCCATTCACCATAGGTTGTCGCAGATTGTCCACCATTGGCTGCTTGGATCGCTAAGCGTACAGCCTGATTAAAAGGTTCAAAACTCAAATCACTGCCACTACTCCCAGAGGTGGAAGTTTGGGTTACCGTGGCGCTACCGGAGATATTTGGTGACACTTGGGTCTTGAGCTGCCACCAGTCATGACTTAGCCAACCGCAAA
This window of the [Limnothrix rosea] IAM M-220 genome carries:
- a CDS encoding GAF domain-containing sensor histidine kinase, giving the protein MALDSLYRCLTFSPDPHVVVDHLAEAIARYFSVEAVYFELDCQVTLPLAGYWSEIPDLEAFAHVEPPKKAVFKKELKAKKYQPLQEQGIRQLALMPFDTETSRSGWIAMASRTSLPPLEELTEIVLPILDLAAQTLPLQQQNQQSRDNNALLAKINQLIDTETSINKLLQQAIAAVVECYDVDFGLAGLFKYANPLLARNEPQICPDATFNVVNETNLVPRQTVLKDCGICRQGWLSAPEILAINDIDQTDLATSPLTDRYKSFLVTPLMGQQSSDGQSSTVLGLVILGQQTSRVWQAEEKQLADFVAHQLSTAMIHQQSLQRVQSLVDERTAQLKWSLDVQAKLGAKMRQQIQQLRQLNVLKDEFLSTMSHELNTPLATMKVAVKMLKQPGRSPEKQATYLDILEQELTRESKLIKDLLKLQHFESEQFAMKPQRLSLNPILEAMRQEFNQRWQLLKGLELEVTYVPENVSQKLQIETDEESLTNALSELLTNAGKYSARNTKVRLEVEYFAKSPAQIQLRLCNDGSGIAAEEQGHIFEKFRRGAGVTEQAIPGTGLGLALVKALVEQLEGTIEVSSEPNRGKKTYETCFVMTFPQSMVGL